One genomic segment of Rissa tridactyla isolate bRisTri1 unplaced genomic scaffold, bRisTri1.patW.cur.20221130 scaffold_446, whole genome shotgun sequence includes these proteins:
- the LOC128903535 gene encoding zinc finger protein 497-like, whose amino-acid sequence STNAPTRANVPFPARIVPNLSPTLPFTANTGGATTGCGPTVCAACPKAYAERKDLRNHQRSHTGERPFLCAECGKSFGRSSSLACHQRIHAPRKPYACGTCGKSFTQLSSFQSHQRVHTGERPYLCPQCGRMFSDPSSYRRHQRAHQGLKPYSCGECGKAFRQPADLAVHRRTHTGERPWRCGECGKAFVASWDLKRHRLTHTGERPWRCGECGKGFWGEGGAGQAPADPLRREALRLRALREGLRRRLGAAQAREDAREEGGGRRGQRGRRRRPHRGRRRWASTWPPDPASVLPEVVRAWPADLAMTWLLELATIWLPELGHGMVGGAGHDVGGQPSHIMATSVGQGMATGAGHDVGGQPGHGMATSVGQGMATGAGHDIGGQPSHIMATSVGQGMATSAGHDMGSQPGHGMATSAGHGMADGTGA is encoded by the coding sequence TCCACCAACGCGCCCACACGGGCGAACGTCCCTTTTCCTGCCCGGATTGTCCCAAATCTTTCGCCGACCCTTCCGTTTACCGCAAACACCGGCGGGGCCACGACGGGCTGCGGCCCCACCGTTTGCGCCGCCTGCCCCAAAGCCTACGCCGAGCGCAAGGACCTGCGTAACCACCAACGCAGCCACACGGGCGAGCGGCCCTTCCTCTGCGCCGAGTGCGGCAAGAGCTTCGGCCGCTCCTCCTCCCTCGCGTGCCACCAGCGCATCCACGCTCCCCGCAAACCCTACGCCTGCGGCACCTGCGGGAAGTCCTTCACCCAACTCTCCTCTTTCCAAAGCCACCAACGCGTCCACACCGGGGAACGGCCCTACCTCTGCCCGCAGTGCGGGAGGATGTTCTCCGACCCTTCCAGCTACCGCCGTCACCAACGCGCCCACCAGGGCCTCAAACCTTACAGCTGCGGCGAGTGCGGCAAAGCTTTCCGGCAGCCGGCGGATCTGGCGGTGCATCGGCGGACCCACACCGGGGAACGGCCCTGGCGGTGCGGCGAGTGCGGCAAAGCTTTCGTGGCTTCCTGGGACCTCAAGCGACACCGGTTGACCCACACCGGGGAGAGGCCCTGGCGGTGCGGGGAGTGCGGGAAGGGGTTTTGGGGAGAGGGCGGCGCTGGGCAAGCACCGGCGGACCCACTCCGGCGAGAGGCCCTACGCCTGCGGGCGCTGCGGGAAGGGCTTCGGCGGCGCCTCGGGGCTGCGCAAGCACGAGAGGACGCAcgggaagagggagggggaaggcggGGACAACGTGGCCGCCGGCGGCGGCCTCACCGTGGCCGTCGGAGGTGGGCCTCAACATGGCCACCGGACCCGGCCTCGGTATTGCCGGAGGTGGTCAGGGCATGGCCAGCAGACTTGGCCATGActtggctgctggagctggccaCAATATGGCTGCCAGAGCTGGGCCATGGGATGGTTGGCGGAGCTGGGCATGACGTGGGTGGTCAGCCTAGCCACATTATGGCCACCAGTGTTGGACAAGGGATGGCCACCGGCGCTGGGCATGACGTGGGTGGTCAGCCTGGCCACGGTATGGCCACCAGCGTTGGCCAAGGGATGGCCACTGGCGCTGGGCATGACATAGGTGGTCAGCCTAGCCACATTATGGCCACCAGTGTTGGCCAGGGGATGGCCACCAGTGCTGGGCATGACATGGGTAGTCAACCGGGCCATGGTATGGCCACCAGCGCTGGTCACGGCATGGCCGATGGCACTGGGGCATGA